The Litoribacterium kuwaitense DNA window TTAAAGGTTTCCCGGACTTCCGCCTGACCAATCACGATTTCTTCATATTCAGGATCTAAGAGACCTTTCATTGCTGCTTCAATCTCTTCAATCGCCCGATAAATCACGTTATGCTGTCGGATGTCGACATTTTCAAGCTTAGCCGTTTGTCTTGCATTTGTATCTGGTCTTACGTTAAAGCCAATCACAATCGCATTGGAGGCAGATGCCAAAATAATATCTGATTCAGTGATTGCACCAGCACCGGTATGAATAATATTGATTTTAACACCTTCAACGTTGATCTTTTGTAGTGATGCAGCCAAAGCTTCGACCGAGCCTTGTACGTCCGCTTTTACGATCAAGTTGAGCTCTTTCATTTCACCTTGTTTAATCTGTTCAAACAGGTCATCAAGGCTAATACGTGATTTCTCGCCACGATCTTTGTCAAGCTGCTTCTGCGCTCTTGCCTCACCTACTTGACGCGCTGTTTTTTCGTCGTTAAAGACGATAAATGGATCACCCGCAAGAGGCACTTCGTTAAGCCCAGTAATTTCAACAGGTGTTGAAGGTCCAGCTTCTTTAATTCGTCGCCCTAGATCGTTTACCATTGCGCGCACACGACCGGACGTATTTCCAACGACGAGCGCATCTCCAATACGAAGTGTTCCTTTTTGGACAAGCAATGTTGCGACCGGACCGCGTCCTTTATCAAGCTCTGCTTCAATGACGGAACCTGCTGCTCTTCGATTTGGATTTGCTTTATATTCTTCAACTTCAGCCATTAAGAGAATCATTTCGAGAAGATCATCAATCCCCTCACGATTGACGGCCGACAGTGGCACGAAAATCGTCTCGCCGCCCCATGCTTCTGGAACGAGTTCATGCTCTGTTAATTCCTGCATAACGCGATCAGGATTGGCCGCTGGTTTATCCATTTTGTTAACAGCAACAATGATAGGTACTTCCGCTGCCTTCGCATGGTTGATCGCTTCAACGGTTTGTGGCATGACGCCGTCGTCTGCCGCAACGACGAGCACTGTAATATCGGTGACTTCTGCACCACGTGCACGCATCGTCGTAAACGCGGCATGTCCAGGCGTATCAA harbors:
- the infB gene encoding translation initiation factor IF-2: MSKLRVYEYAKKNNLSSKQVIETLKSLNVEVANHMSTIDETVVKKLDEKTKKPQKSTAPATNKQGAKAESQGKAPQQKNRPSNAGQGGNNGKKRGNVKQQGKHRGQAQRPNHSDGNKGKSKAKAKAPVEKKISVSGNMTVGQLAEKMKKEPAELIKQLMQLGIMATINQDVDTDTITLIAEENGFEVEVKEVIDTTDLATHDQEDREEQLEIRPAVVTIMGHVDHGKTTLLDAIRKSKVTDSEAGGITQHIGAYQIEENNKKITFLDTPGHAAFTTMRARGAEVTDITVLVVAADDGVMPQTVEAINHAKAAEVPIIVAVNKMDKPAANPDRVMQELTEHELVPEAWGGETIFVPLSAVNREGIDDLLEMILLMAEVEEYKANPNRRAAGSVIEAELDKGRGPVATLLVQKGTLRIGDALVVGNTSGRVRAMVNDLGRRIKEAGPSTPVEITGLNEVPLAGDPFIVFNDEKTARQVGEARAQKQLDKDRGEKSRISLDDLFEQIKQGEMKELNLIVKADVQGSVEALAASLQKINVEGVKINIIHTGAGAITESDIILASASNAIVIGFNVRPDTNARQTAKLENVDIRQHNVIYRAIEEIEAAMKGLLDPEYEEIVIGQAEVRETFKVSKVGTIAGCYVLEGKISRNAGIRVIRDGVVIFEGHIDTLKRFKDDAKEVSQGYECGITVQKFNDIKEGDIFEVYTMQEVKRA